A region from the Neomonachus schauinslandi chromosome 2, ASM220157v2, whole genome shotgun sequence genome encodes:
- the DGKQ gene encoding diacylglycerol kinase theta, translated as MMAAAAEPRARAWLGGSSPRPGSPASSPELGGRGRARPGPGPGSGPERAGARPPGPAASGHSFRKVTLTKPTFCHLCSDFIWGLAGFLCDVCNFMSHEKCLKHVKTPCAGVAPSLVRVPVAHCFGPRGLYKRKFCAVCRKTLEAPALRCEVCELHVHPDCVPFACSDCRQCHGDGHRDHDTHHHHWREGNLPSGARCEVCRKTCGSSDVLAGVRCEWCGVQAHSVCSAALAPECTFGRLRTMVLPPACVRLLSRNFSKMHCFRISESAAPEPGEGDDGVDGSSPAGLGREVLAPESSKQTLKIFDGNDALQRNHFRVITVPRLARSEEVLEAALRAYYVTEDPRDFELQALPLPVHAADPGARGKTRASGSAEGEDSRGPGSREAAPEAWIIRALPHTQEVLRIYPAWLKVGVAYVSIRVTPQSTARTVVLEALPLLGRQAEGPESFQLVEVLMGSRQVQRTVLEDEEPLLARLRDIRQTSLRQMTQVRFYVAESRVVVPHVSLYVAGLPPGLSAQEYGSLLEEAAATKAGLVSVSHVYSSQGAVVLDVASFTEAERLYVLVRDTAVHGRPLTALVLPDVLHTKLPPDSSPLLVFVNPKSGGLKGRDLLCSFRKLLNPHQVFELTNGGPLPGFHVFSQVPCFRVLVCGGDGTVGWVLAALEEMRHRLACPEPSVAILPLGTGNDLGRVLRWGAGYSGEDPFSVLVSVDEADAVLMDRWTILLDAHDTGGAENSVADVEPPKIVQMSNYCGIGIDAELSLDFHQAREEEPGKFTSRFHNKGVYVRVGLQKISHSRGLHKEIRLQVEQQEVELPSIEGLIFINIPSWGSGADLWGSDSDSRFEKPRMDDGLLEVVGVTGVMHMGQVQGGLRSGIRIAQGSYFRVTLLKATPVQVDGEPWIQAPGHMIISAAGPKVHMLRKTKQKPRKAGTPKDARADGVPVPEGDPK; from the exons ATGATGGCGGCGGCGGCCGAGCCCCGGGCCCGTGCCTGGCTCGGCGGTAGCTCGCCGCGCCCGGGCAGCCCGGCCTCCAGCCCCGAGCTAGGCGGCAGAGGCCGCGcgcggccggggccggggccggggtcTGGTCCGGAGCGGGCGGGcgccaggcccccaggccccgccGCGTCTGGCCACAGCTTCCGGAAGGTGACGCTCACCAAGCCCACCTTCTGCCACCTCTGCTCCGACTTCATCTGGGGGTTGGCCGGCTTCCTGTGCGACG TCTGCAACTTCATGTCCCACGAGAAGTGCCTGAAGCACGTGAAGACCCCCTGTGCGGGTGTGGCCCCCAGCCTGGTCCGG GTCCCCGTGGCCCACTGCTTTGGCCCGCGGGGTCTCTACAAGCGCAAGTTCTGCGCCGTGTGCCGCAAGACCCTGGAGGCCCCTGCACTCCGCTGTGAAG TGTGTGAGCTGCACGTTCACCCCGACTGTGTGCCCTTCGCCTGCAGCGACTGCCGCCAGTGCCACGGGGACGGGCACCGGGACCAC GACACGCACCACCACCACTGGCGGGAGGGGAACCTGCCCTCCGGTGCGCGCTGCGAGGTCTGCAGGAAGACGTGCGGCTCCTCCGACGTCCTGGCGGGCGTGCGCTGCGAGTGGTGCGGTGTGCAG GCCCACTCAGTCTGCTCGGCGGCACTCGCCCCGGAGTGCACGTTTGGGCGCTTGCGCACCATGGTCCTGCCCCCTGCGTGCGTGCGCCTGCTGTCCCGAAACTTCAGTAAAATGCACTGTTTCCGCATCTCTGAGAGCGCGGCCCCAGAGCCAG GTGAGGGGGACGATGGTGTGGACGGAAGTAGCCCTGCTGGCCTGGGCAGAGAGGTGCTGGCCCCGGAGTCCA GCAAACAGACCCTGAAGATCTTTGACGGCAATGATGCTCTGCAGAGAAACCACTTTCGAGTCATCACTGTCCCCCGCCTGGCCAGGAGCGAGGAGGTGCTG gagGCGGCTCTCCGGGCTTACTATGTCACGGAGGACCCTCGAGACTTTGAGCTGCAGGCACTCCCCCTACCTGTCCACGCTGCGGACCCTGGGGCACGGGGCAAGACCCGGGCCAGTGGGAGTGCAGAGGGGGAGGACAGCAGAGGCCCTGGATCCCGAGAGGCTGCACCCGAGGCCTGGATCATCCGCGCTCTGCCCCACACCCAGGAAGTCCTGAGGATCTACCCTGCCTGGCTCAA GGTGGGTGTGGCCTACGTGTCCATCCGCGTGACCCCACAGAGCACTGCCCGGACTGTGGTGCTGGAGGCTCTCCCACTGCTCGGACGTCAG GCCGAGGGTCCTGAGAGCTTCCAGCTGGTGGAGGTGCTCATGGGTAGCAGGCAAG TCCAGCGGACGGTGCTGGAGGACGAAGAGCCCTTGCTCGCCCGGCTTCGTGACATCCGGCAG ACGTCCCTGCGGCAGATGACCCAGGTGCGGTTCTACGTGGCTGAGAGCAGAGTTGTGGTCCCGCACGTCTCCCTGTATGTTGCTGGCCTGCCTCCCGGCCTGTCTGCCCAGGAGTATGGCAGCCTGCTGGAGGAGGCTGCAGCCACCAAAG CTGGCCTGGTGTCTGTGAGCCACGTCTACTCCTCCCAAG GTGCAGTGGTGCTGGACGTGGCCTCCTTCACAGAGGCTGAGCGACTGTACGTGCTGGTCAGGGACACAGCTGTGCACGGCCGGCCGCTGACCGCCCTGGTGCTGCCAGACGTGTTG CACACGAAGCTGCCCCCagactcctcccccctcctcgtGTTTGTGAACCCCAAGAGTGGAGGCCTCAAGGGCCGTGACCTGCTCTGTAGTTTTCGGAAGCTGCTGAACCCTCACCAGGTCTTTGAACTGACCAACGGGGGGCCTCTTCCCGG GTTCCACGTGTTCTCTCAGGTGCCCTGCTTCCGGGTGCTGGTGTGCGGGGGGGACGGCACCGTGGGCTGGGTGCTCGCCGCCCTGGAGGAGATGCGGCACCGTCTGGCCTGCCCGGAGCCTTCCGTGGCCATCTTGCCGCTGGGCACAG GGAATGACCTTGGCCGGGTCCTCCGCTGGGGGGCGGGCTACAGTGGCGAGGACCCGTTCTCTGTGCTGGTGTCCGTGGATGAGGCTGACGCTGTGCTCATGGACCGCTGGACCATTCTGCTGGATGCTCACGACACTGGCGGTGCAGAGAACAGCGTGGCAGACGTGGAGCCCCCCAAG ATTGTGCAGATGAGTAACTACTGTGGGATTGGCATCGACGCAGAGCTAAGCCTGGACTTCCACCAGGCACGGGAGGAGGAGCCTGGCAAGTTCACGAGCAG GTTCCACAACAAGGGTGTGTACGTGCGAGTCGGGCTGCAGAAGATCAGCCACTCCCGCGGCTTGCACAAAGAGATCCGGctgcaggtggagcagcaggaaGTAGAACTGCCAAGCATCGAGGGTCTCATCTTCATCAACATCCCCAG CTGGGGCTCGGGGGCCGATCTGTGGGGCTCCGACAGTGACTCAAGGTTCGAGAAGCCACGCATGGATGACGGGCTGCTAGAGGTGGTGGGGGTGACCGGCGTCATGCACATG GGCCAAGTCCAGGGTGGGCTGCGCTCTGGCATTCGCATCGCCCAGGGCTCCTACTTCCGCGTCACTCTCCTCAAGGCCACACCCGTGCAGGTGGATGGAGAGCCCTGGATCCAAGCTCCTGGGCACATGATCATCTCGGCTGCGGGCCCCAAG GTCCACATGCTCAGGAAGACCAAGCAGAAGCCCAGGAAGGCGGGGACCCCCAAGGATGCCCGAGCAGATGGGGTGCCTGTCCCTGAAGGGGACCCCAAGTAG